Proteins from one Sabethes cyaneus chromosome 2, idSabCyanKW18_F2, whole genome shotgun sequence genomic window:
- the LOC128735480 gene encoding uncharacterized protein LOC128735480, whose protein sequence is MSAQSFDILLDKIHRRLLKGSLREALSPKFRLFLTLIFLAHGPGVPFLAWSFKIGVSTARSIIHEVCSTLWEELVDDYLPELDADQWKQKAIEFNDLWDMPNCCGAVDGKHINIECPPNSGSLFFNYKGHHSINLMAVSDAKYNFVSVDVGAYGGNSDGGVFANSAFGKRFLDKKVNFPDTEALPGTNLNLPYYIVGDAAFPLKENLMRPYPGQQLPALKENFNKRLSRARRVIENSFGILVARWRILKNTLVMEPTSAVRITNACIVLHNFLNNTAEKEYRPPNFVDIVDCEGEIVRSGDWRQGSNPLASLSHRSSGNNSTQHALDVRNLLSEYLFTHPIGMTRLSAD, encoded by the exons ATGTCTGCACAATCATTCGACATCCTTTTGGACAAGATACATCGGCGCCTTCTAAAAGGATCCTTGCGGGAAGCCCTGAGCCCCAAGTTTCGGCTGTTTCTCACATTGAT ATTTCTCGCTCACGGTCCAGGAGTTCCATTTTTGGCATGGAGCTTCAAGATAGGGGTTTCAACAGCTCGATCGATCATCCACGAAGTCTGCAGCACATTGTGGGAAGAGCTCGTAGATGATTATTTACCTGAACTGGATGCTGATCAATGGAAGCAAAAAGCTATCGAATTTAATGACTTGTGGGATATGCCGAACTGTTGTGGAGCTGTGGATGGGAAGCACATAAATATTGAATGCCCCCCCAACTCTGgatcactattttttaattaTAAAGGTCATCACAGCATCAATCTCATGGCAGTCAGTgacgcaaaatataattttgtatCTGTTGATGTTGGGGCCTACGGTGGAAATAGCGATGGTGGTGTGTTTGCCAATTCAGCGTTCGGAAAACGGTTTCTTGATAAGAAAGTAAACTTTCCGGATACGGAAGCATTGCCCGGTACTAACCTCAACCTACCATATTACATAGTAGGTGATGCTGCATTTCCATTGAAAGAAAACTTAATGCGACCGTACCCAGGCCAACAACTTCCTGCGCTAAAAGAGAATTTCAATAAGAGATTATCCCGTGCAAGAAGAGTTATCGAAAACTCGTTTGGCATTTTGGTGGCTAGATGGCGAATTTTGAAAAACACGTTGGTAATGGAACCGACATCGGCGGTCAGAATAACTAACGCCTGCATCGTACTgcataactttttaaataataccGCAGAAAAAGAATACCGTCCACCAAATTTTGTGGATATTGTAGATTGTGAGGGAGAAATCGTAAGATCTGGGGATTGGCGTCAAGGAAGCAATCCCTTAGCATCTCTGTCCCATCGCAGCAGTGGAAATAACAGTACTCAGCATGCACTCGATGTCCGTAACCTGCTTTCCGAGTATTTATTTACTCATCCGATAGGGATGACTCGCCTATCTGCAGACTAA